Proteins co-encoded in one candidate division TA06 bacterium genomic window:
- a CDS encoding transposase — protein sequence MKTSRNNRKGIISKTKKKARYKMEPHGQSPWFLSLGYPASGGVGQKVKTSLNNQKGITHKTKKKARYKIKNWPAYNEALKQRGSMTVWISDDIVSGWYYRGPQRQGGRLVYSDVGIETGLKLKGIYHLPLRQTQGFVNSLFKALGVPITSPDYTRFSRRGATVLYLILGIKQSVFTEIS from the coding sequence GTGAAAACATCACGTAACAACCGAAAAGGAATCATCTCTAAAACCAAGAAAAAAGCACGGTATAAAATGGAGCCCCACGGGCAAAGCCCGTGGTTCCTTTCCCTAGGTTACCCCGCCAGTGGCGGGGTTGGCCAGAAGGTGAAAACATCGCTCAACAATCAAAAAGGCATCACACATAAAACCAAGAAAAAGGCCCGGTATAAAATAAAAAACTGGCCGGCCTATAATGAAGCGTTAAAACAACGGGGTAGTATGACTGTTTGGATCAGTGATGATATAGTTTCCGGTTGGTATTATCGCGGCCCGCAGCGGCAAGGCGGACGATTAGTCTATTCGGACGTAGGCATTGAAACTGGACTGAAGCTCAAAGGGATATACCATTTGCCATTGCGCCAAACCCAGGGATTTGTCAATTCCCTCTTTAAAGCGCTGGGCGTGCCAATAACATCGCCTGACTACACCCGGTTTTCACGGCGCGGGGCAACCGTATTATACCTTATTTTAGGGATAAAGCAATCTGTTTTTACGGAAATTTCCTGA
- a CDS encoding MoxR family ATPase codes for MDKKNDLQAVESLALAKKQIASELSKVIVGQQPVIEELLTALLCGGHVLLVGVPGLAKTLMINTLAQSLNLSFNRIQFTPDLMPSDITGTDIIEEEQGSRKRFFKFLKGPVFANIVLADEINRTPPKTQAALLQAMQERKVTAGGNTFILDEPFFVLATQNPIEQEGTYPLPEAQLDRFMFNTLVDYPSAAEEAQIVKSTTSAYQASIQPVLSASEIVALQQLVRRVPVADSVVEFAVSLCRRTRPKTVKSPDFVKEYVAWGAGPRASQYLILGAKARAILDGRLAPGIDDVKDLALSVLRHRIITNFSAEAAGVDSVEIINRLLG; via the coding sequence TTGGACAAAAAAAACGACCTCCAGGCGGTGGAAAGCCTGGCCCTGGCCAAAAAACAGATCGCGTCCGAACTGTCCAAGGTCATCGTGGGACAGCAGCCTGTGATCGAGGAGCTTTTGACCGCCCTGCTTTGCGGCGGCCACGTGCTTTTGGTGGGCGTGCCCGGCCTGGCCAAGACCCTGATGATCAACACCCTGGCCCAAAGCCTGAACCTGAGCTTCAACCGCATTCAGTTCACCCCGGACCTGATGCCCTCGGACATCACCGGGACGGATATAATTGAGGAGGAACAGGGCAGCCGCAAACGGTTCTTCAAATTCCTGAAAGGCCCGGTGTTCGCCAACATCGTGCTGGCCGACGAAATCAACCGCACCCCGCCCAAGACCCAGGCCGCCCTACTCCAGGCCATGCAGGAGCGAAAGGTCACGGCCGGGGGCAACACCTTTATTCTGGACGAGCCCTTTTTCGTGCTGGCCACCCAGAATCCCATAGAACAGGAGGGCACCTATCCCCTGCCCGAGGCCCAACTGGACCGCTTCATGTTCAATACTTTGGTGGATTACCCCTCGGCCGCAGAGGAGGCCCAGATCGTCAAAAGCACCACCTCCGCCTATCAGGCCAGCATCCAGCCGGTGCTCTCTGCCTCCGAGATTGTGGCCCTGCAGCAATTAGTGCGCCGGGTGCCGGTAGCCGATAGCGTGGTGGAATTCGCGGTCAGCCTTTGCCGCCGCACCCGCCCCAAGACTGTTAAGTCGCCGGATTTCGTCAAGGAGTACGTGGCCTGGGGTGCCGGGCCCCGCGCTTCACAGTATCTGATCCTGGGCGCCAAGGCCCGGGCCATCCTGGACGGCCGCCTGGCCCCGGGGATAGACGATGTGAAAGACCTGGCCCTGTCGGTCTTAAGGCACCGGATCATCACCAACTTCAGCGCTGAGGCCGCCGGGGTGGATTCGGTGGAGATCATCAACCGGCTGCTGGGATGA
- a CDS encoding glycogen/starch/alpha-glucan phosphorylase, which yields MPENGKNNSYPVSRQGLDKNSIKRSFGDNLTFALAKDKYSATERDYFNSLALTVRERLVERWIKTQQAYYHSDAKRVYYLSLEFLIGRLLGNNLLNLQMGEAAHDAMADLGLDLEQLEDFEWDAGLGNGGLGRLAACFLDSMATLELPAYGYGIRYEYGIFSQKILNGQQVETPDNWLRYGNPWELARPEFLYPVKFYGRVEQVARPGGRPRFEWKDGQDVLAMAYDVPVPGFGNQTVNTLRLWSAKSTREFDLNYFNSGDYVAAVEQKNQNENITRVLYPSDNVYQGRELRLKQEYFFVSATLQDAIRRYKKTNPDFGAFAQKTAFQLNDTHPAIAIPELMRLLMDGEGLVWEAAWSLSSQVFGYTNHTVMPEALEHWPVSMMANLLPRHMQIIEEINRRFLNEAAQKYPGDQAKLKSLSIIGDGPDPQVKMAHLAIVGSHSVNGVAELHTRILKNTVFPDFNLFFPGKFNNKTNGITPRRWLNACNRDLADLISKKIGNGWIKDLTQLKKLEPFADDVLFREKWQVVKRSNKIRLAEYIRRHNGIEAPVDSLFDCQVKRMHEYKRQLLNIMGVIARYQEIKQNPKGNHVKRTVVFAGKAAPSYFMAKLVIRLINSVAQTVNHDPEVGQNLKVVFLANYGVSLAELIVPAADLSQQISTAGMEASGTGNMKFALNGALTIGTLDGANVEIMEEVGPDNIFIFGLKADQVSELRQQGYDPKKYYDSDPRLKKVVEMVAGGYFSPEEPGLFRPLVENLLNQGDRYMLMADFADYLRCQREVDQTFLQPDLWLKKSIYNVARMGKFSSDRSIAQYAGEIWKVHPVKVTE from the coding sequence ATGCCTGAAAACGGAAAAAACAATTCCTACCCCGTCTCCCGGCAGGGCCTGGACAAGAATTCCATCAAGCGCTCGTTCGGGGACAACCTGACCTTTGCCCTGGCCAAGGACAAATATTCGGCCACCGAGCGGGACTACTTCAACAGCCTGGCCCTGACAGTGCGGGAACGGCTGGTGGAGCGCTGGATCAAGACCCAGCAGGCCTACTACCACAGCGACGCCAAAAGGGTCTACTACCTCTCGCTGGAATTTTTGATCGGCCGGCTGCTGGGCAACAATCTGCTGAATCTCCAGATGGGCGAGGCGGCCCACGACGCCATGGCCGACCTGGGCCTGGACCTGGAACAGCTGGAGGATTTTGAATGGGACGCGGGACTGGGCAATGGCGGGCTGGGGCGGCTGGCCGCCTGTTTCCTGGATTCCATGGCCACCTTGGAACTGCCGGCCTACGGCTACGGCATCCGCTACGAGTACGGCATATTTTCCCAGAAGATACTAAACGGCCAGCAGGTGGAAACGCCCGACAACTGGCTGCGTTACGGTAACCCCTGGGAACTGGCCCGGCCAGAGTTTTTGTATCCGGTAAAGTTTTACGGGCGGGTGGAGCAAGTTGCCCGGCCCGGCGGCCGGCCCCGCTTTGAATGGAAGGACGGCCAGGATGTGCTGGCCATGGCTTACGACGTGCCGGTGCCGGGCTTCGGCAACCAGACGGTGAACACCCTAAGGCTTTGGTCCGCCAAGTCCACCCGGGAGTTTGACCTTAACTACTTCAACAGCGGAGATTATGTGGCGGCGGTGGAGCAGAAGAACCAGAACGAGAATATTACCCGGGTGCTTTATCCCAGCGACAACGTTTATCAGGGCCGGGAACTCCGGCTGAAGCAGGAATACTTCTTCGTCTCGGCCACCCTGCAGGACGCCATCCGGCGCTACAAGAAAACCAATCCCGATTTCGGCGCCTTCGCCCAGAAGACCGCCTTTCAGCTCAACGACACCCACCCGGCCATAGCCATTCCCGAGCTGATGCGGCTTTTGATGGACGGGGAAGGGCTGGTATGGGAAGCGGCCTGGAGCCTGTCCAGCCAGGTGTTCGGCTACACCAACCACACCGTGATGCCCGAGGCGTTGGAACATTGGCCTGTTTCCATGATGGCCAATTTGCTGCCGCGCCATATGCAGATAATCGAGGAGATCAACCGTCGTTTTTTAAACGAGGCGGCTCAAAAATACCCCGGCGACCAGGCCAAACTTAAATCCCTGTCCATAATCGGCGACGGCCCCGATCCCCAGGTGAAAATGGCGCATCTGGCCATAGTGGGCAGCCATTCGGTGAACGGGGTGGCCGAGTTGCATACCCGGATTTTAAAAAACACCGTGTTTCCGGATTTCAATTTGTTTTTCCCGGGCAAATTCAACAACAAGACCAACGGCATCACTCCCCGGCGCTGGCTCAATGCCTGCAACCGGGACCTGGCCGATTTGATCTCTAAAAAAATAGGGAACGGCTGGATAAAAGACCTGACCCAGCTAAAAAAACTGGAGCCTTTTGCCGATGACGTGCTGTTCCGGGAAAAATGGCAGGTGGTCAAGCGCTCCAACAAGATCCGGCTGGCCGAATACATCCGCCGCCACAACGGGATTGAAGCGCCGGTGGACTCGCTGTTTGACTGCCAGGTGAAAAGGATGCACGAGTACAAGCGGCAGCTGCTGAACATCATGGGCGTGATCGCCCGCTATCAGGAGATCAAACAGAACCCCAAAGGCAACCATGTTAAGCGGACCGTGGTCTTTGCCGGCAAGGCCGCCCCCAGCTACTTCATGGCCAAGCTGGTCATCCGGCTGATAAACTCTGTGGCCCAGACGGTGAACCACGACCCGGAAGTGGGCCAAAATTTGAAGGTGGTATTTCTGGCCAACTACGGGGTCAGCCTGGCCGAACTGATTGTCCCGGCCGCCGACCTTTCCCAGCAGATCTCCACCGCCGGGATGGAGGCCTCGGGCACCGGCAACATGAAGTTCGCCCTGAACGGCGCGCTGACCATCGGCACTCTGGATGGCGCCAACGTGGAGATCATGGAGGAAGTGGGCCCGGACAACATCTTCATCTTCGGCCTTAAGGCCGACCAGGTTTCGGAGCTGCGGCAGCAGGGCTACGATCCTAAAAAATATTATGATTCCGACCCCCGGCTTAAAAAAGTAGTGGAGATGGTGGCCGGAGGGTATTTTTCGCCGGAGGAGCCCGGACTGTTCCGGCCGCTGGTTGAGAATCTGCTGAACCAGGGCGATCGTTATATGCTGATGGCCGATTTTGCCGATTATCTGCGCTGCCAGCGCGAAGTGGACCAAACGTTTTTACAGCCCGATCTTTGGCTCAAAAAATCCATTTACAACGTGGCCCGGATGGGCAAGTTTTCCAGCGACCGCTCTATTGCCCAGTATGCCGGAGAAATTTGGAAGGTTCATCCCGTTAAAGTGACCGAGTGA